The Castor canadensis chromosome 13, mCasCan1.hap1v2, whole genome shotgun sequence genome has a window encoding:
- the LOC109676195 gene encoding ras-related protein Rap-2b-like: MSEYKVVVLGSGGLGKSALTVQFVTGSFIEKYEPTIEDFYRKEIEVDSPPSVLENLDTAGTEQFASMRDLYIKNGQGFILVYSLVNQQSFQDIKPMRDQIIRVKRYERVPMILVGNKVDLEGERDVSYGESKALAEEWSCPFMETSAKNTASVDELFAEILQQMNSAAQSNGDEGCCSACVIL, translated from the coding sequence ATGAGCGAGTACAAAGTGGTGGTGCTGGGCTCGGGCGGCCTGGGCAAGTCCGCGCTCACCGTGCAGTTCGTGACCGGCTCCTTCATCGAGAAGTACGAGCCGACCATCGAGGACTTCTACCGCAAGGAGATCGAGGTGGACTCGCCGCCGTCGGTGCTGGAGAACCTGGACACTGCGGGCACCGAGCAGTTCGCGTCCATGCGGGACCTGTACATCAAGAACGGCCAGGGCTTCATCCTCGTCTACAGCCTGGTCAACCAGCAGAGCTTCCAGGACATCAAGCCGATGCGGGATCAGATCATCCGTGTGAAGCGGTACGAGCGCGTCCCCATGATCCTGGTGGGCAACAAGGTGGACCTGGAGGGCGAGCGCGACGTGTCCTACGGCGAGAGCAAGGCTCTAGCCGAGGAGTGGAGCTGCCCCTTCATGGAGACCTCGGCCAAAAACACAGCCTCGGTGGACGAGCTGTTCGCCGAGATCTTGCAGCAGATGAACTCCGCGGCGCAGTCCAACGGCGATGAGGGCTGCTGCTCGGCCTGCGTGATCCTCTGA